A genomic stretch from Mycobacterium paraterrae includes:
- a CDS encoding cytochrome P450, with protein MTTTTAVPRVSGGEEEHGHLEEFRTDPIGLMQRVRDECGDVGWFQLVDKHVILLSGAEANEFFFRSADEDLDQAAAYPFMAPIFGQGVVFDASPERRKEMLHNSALRGEQMKGHAATIEDQVRGMIADWGDEGEIELLDFFSELTIYTSTACLIGVKFRNQLDHRFAEYYHELERGTDPLCYVDPYLPIESFQRRDEARVKLVALVQEIMNQRIASPPADKADRDMLDVLVSIKDEQGEPRFSADEVTGMFISLMFAGHHTSSGTSAWTLIELIRHPDVYAEVLAELEELYSDGQEVSFHALRSIPKLDNVVKETLRLHPPLIILMRVAQGEFEVAGFPIHDGDYVAASPAISNRIPEDFPDPDAFKPDRYNKPDQADIVNRWTWIPFGAGRHRCVGAAFAQMQIKAIFSVLLREYDFEMAQPADSYHNDHSKMVVQLASPAKVRYRKRQA; from the coding sequence ATGACGACCACAACAGCGGTGCCCCGGGTCTCTGGCGGCGAGGAAGAACACGGACATCTCGAGGAATTTCGCACCGATCCAATCGGCTTGATGCAGCGGGTGCGCGATGAATGCGGTGACGTCGGGTGGTTCCAGCTGGTCGACAAGCACGTCATCCTGCTCTCGGGCGCCGAAGCCAACGAGTTCTTCTTCCGCTCCGCCGACGAAGATCTCGACCAGGCGGCGGCATATCCGTTCATGGCGCCGATCTTCGGCCAGGGCGTGGTGTTCGACGCCAGCCCGGAACGGCGCAAGGAGATGCTGCACAATTCGGCGCTACGCGGCGAGCAGATGAAGGGCCACGCTGCCACCATCGAGGACCAGGTGCGAGGCATGATCGCCGATTGGGGCGACGAAGGCGAGATCGAACTTCTCGACTTTTTCTCCGAGCTGACCATCTACACCTCCACGGCATGCCTGATCGGCGTGAAATTCCGCAATCAACTCGACCACCGGTTCGCCGAGTACTACCACGAACTCGAGCGCGGCACGGATCCGCTTTGCTACGTCGACCCCTACCTGCCGATCGAAAGCTTCCAGCGACGCGACGAGGCGCGGGTCAAACTGGTTGCGCTGGTTCAGGAAATCATGAACCAGCGAATCGCCAGCCCGCCCGCCGACAAGGCCGACCGCGACATGCTCGACGTGCTGGTGTCGATCAAGGACGAGCAGGGCGAGCCCAGATTCTCCGCCGACGAGGTCACCGGGATGTTCATCTCACTGATGTTCGCTGGTCACCACACCAGCTCCGGCACGTCGGCGTGGACACTGATCGAGCTGATCCGCCATCCGGACGTCTACGCCGAGGTGCTGGCCGAACTCGAGGAGCTGTACTCCGACGGCCAAGAGGTGAGTTTCCATGCGCTGCGGTCGATTCCGAAACTTGACAATGTGGTCAAGGAAACGCTGCGGCTACACCCGCCGCTGATCATCCTGATGCGGGTGGCCCAGGGCGAGTTCGAGGTCGCGGGATTTCCGATCCACGACGGCGACTACGTGGCGGCATCGCCGGCGATTTCCAACCGAATTCCGGAAGACTTCCCCGACCCGGATGCGTTCAAGCCGGATCGGTACAACAAGCCCGACCAGGCCGACATCGTCAACCGATGGACCTGGATCCCCTTCGGCGCCGGCCGACACCGTTGCGTGGGAGCGGCTTTCGCGCAAATGCAAATCAAGGCGATCTTCTCAGTCCTACTGCGCGAGTATGACTTCGAGATGGCCCAGCCAGCGGACAGTTATCACAACGACCACTCGAAGATGGTCGTGCAGCTGGCCAGCCCGGCCAAGGTCCGTTACCGCAAGCGCCAGGCGTAA
- a CDS encoding SDR family oxidoreductase — protein MPRFEPLPERRPAIVAGASSGIGEATAIELAAHGFPVALGARRVEKLDDIVGKINANGGEAVGFHLDVTDPNSVKSFVTQSVDALGEIEVLVAGAGDTYFGKLAEITTDEFDSQLQIHLVGANRLAAAVLPGMIERQRGDLIFVGSDVALRQRPHMGAYGAAKAALVAMVTNLQMELEGTGVRASIVHPGPTKTGMGWSLPAEKIGPALEDWAKWGQARHDYFLRAADLARAITFVAETPRGGFIANMELQPEAPLADTKDRQKLALGEEGMPNQ, from the coding sequence ATGCCCCGCTTCGAACCACTGCCCGAGCGTCGTCCGGCAATCGTGGCAGGCGCCTCCTCCGGCATCGGAGAGGCCACCGCGATCGAGCTCGCCGCGCACGGATTCCCCGTCGCCCTGGGTGCCCGGCGGGTCGAGAAGCTCGACGACATCGTCGGCAAGATCAATGCCAACGGCGGCGAGGCGGTCGGCTTTCACCTCGACGTCACCGACCCCAACTCGGTCAAATCCTTTGTCACGCAGTCGGTCGATGCGCTTGGTGAGATCGAAGTGTTGGTGGCCGGCGCGGGAGACACCTACTTCGGCAAACTGGCCGAGATAACCACCGACGAGTTCGATTCTCAGTTGCAGATTCACTTGGTTGGCGCCAACCGGCTGGCCGCGGCGGTGCTGCCGGGCATGATCGAGCGGCAGCGCGGCGACCTGATCTTCGTCGGGTCCGATGTGGCGCTGCGACAGCGGCCGCACATGGGCGCCTACGGCGCGGCCAAGGCCGCGCTGGTCGCGATGGTCACCAACCTGCAGATGGAACTCGAGGGCACCGGCGTACGGGCGTCGATCGTCCACCCCGGCCCGACCAAGACCGGGATGGGCTGGAGCCTGCCCGCCGAGAAAATCGGCCCCGCCCTGGAAGATTGGGCGAAATGGGGACAGGCCCGCCACGATTACTTCCTGCGCGCGGCCGACCTCGCCCGCGCCATCACGTTCGTCGCCGAGACACCCCGCGGCGGATTCATCGCCAACATGGAACTCCAACCCGAGGCGCCGCTGGCCGACACCAAAGACCGGCAGAAGCTCGCGCTGGGTGAAGAAGGGATGCCGAATCAATGA
- a CDS encoding nuclear transport factor 2 family protein, producing the protein MSAETAEKSPALAASQSSWRCVQAHDREGWLALMADDVVVEDPIGKSVTNPDGTGVRGKDGVAQFYDTNIAANNLTITCEETFPSSDPNEVAHILVLDSKFDNGITSSVRGVFTYRVNDAGLIANMRGYWHLDMMKFGQQE; encoded by the coding sequence ATGTCCGCCGAAACCGCTGAGAAGTCACCCGCGCTGGCCGCGTCCCAGTCGTCCTGGCGTTGCGTCCAGGCTCACGACCGGGAGGGCTGGCTGGCCCTGATGGCTGACGACGTGGTGGTCGAGGATCCGATCGGTAAGTCCGTGACGAACCCCGACGGCACCGGCGTGCGGGGCAAGGACGGCGTCGCGCAGTTCTACGACACCAACATCGCCGCCAACAACCTGACCATCACGTGCGAGGAGACGTTTCCGTCGAGCGACCCGAACGAAGTCGCGCATATCTTGGTGCTGGACAGCAAGTTCGACAACGGAATCACCAGCAGCGTGCGGGGCGTGTTCACCTACCGGGTCAACGACGCGGGGCTGATCGCGAACATGCGGGGCTACTGGCACCTCGACATGATGAAGTTCGGTCAGCAGGAGTGA
- a CDS encoding NDMA-dependent alcohol dehydrogenase: MKTKGALIWEFNQPWSIEEIEIGDPQKDEVKIQMEAAGMCHSDHHLVTGGIPMGGFPVLGGHEGAGIVTEVGPGVEDIAVGDHVVLSFIPSCGQCPTCQAGMRNLCDLGAGLLNGAAVSDGTFRIHAQGKDVFPMTLLGTFSPWMVVHKSSVVKIDPTVPFEVAALVGCGVTTGYGSAVRTADIRPGQDVAIVGVGGVGMAALQGAVAAGARYIFAIDPVEWKRDQALKFGATHVYPDIFSAMGGMMDVTYGLMAHKVIVTVGELQGADIDNYLILTQKGGTCVLTAIGSLVDNNVQLNLAMLTLMQKNLQGTIFGGGNPQYDIPQLLSMYKAGKLNLDDMITRQYKLEQINDGYKDMLDGKNIRGVIRFTDADR; this comes from the coding sequence ATGAAGACCAAAGGCGCTCTGATCTGGGAATTCAATCAGCCCTGGTCGATCGAGGAAATCGAGATCGGCGACCCGCAGAAGGACGAAGTCAAGATCCAGATGGAAGCGGCGGGCATGTGCCACTCCGACCATCACCTGGTCACCGGCGGCATCCCGATGGGTGGCTTCCCCGTTCTCGGCGGTCACGAAGGCGCGGGCATCGTCACCGAGGTCGGCCCCGGCGTCGAGGACATTGCCGTGGGCGACCACGTCGTGCTGTCCTTCATCCCGTCCTGTGGTCAGTGTCCGACCTGCCAAGCCGGCATGCGCAACCTTTGTGACCTGGGAGCCGGACTGCTCAACGGCGCGGCCGTATCTGACGGCACCTTCCGCATCCACGCTCAGGGCAAAGACGTCTTCCCGATGACACTGCTCGGCACCTTCTCGCCGTGGATGGTCGTCCACAAGAGCTCCGTCGTGAAGATCGATCCGACGGTGCCCTTCGAGGTCGCCGCTCTGGTCGGCTGCGGTGTCACCACCGGCTACGGTTCGGCGGTCCGCACCGCCGACATCCGCCCCGGCCAGGACGTCGCCATCGTCGGCGTCGGTGGCGTCGGCATGGCGGCGCTGCAGGGCGCGGTCGCAGCCGGTGCCCGATACATCTTCGCGATCGACCCGGTCGAATGGAAGCGTGACCAGGCGCTCAAGTTCGGCGCGACCCACGTCTACCCCGACATCTTCTCCGCCATGGGCGGAATGATGGACGTGACCTACGGCCTGATGGCGCACAAGGTGATCGTCACGGTCGGCGAATTGCAGGGCGCCGACATCGACAACTACCTGATCCTGACTCAGAAGGGTGGCACCTGCGTGCTGACCGCAATCGGGAGCCTGGTCGACAACAACGTCCAGCTGAACCTGGCGATGCTCACCCTGATGCAGAAGAACCTGCAGGGCACCATCTTTGGTGGCGGCAACCCGCAGTACGACATCCCGCAGCTGCTGTCGATGTACAAGGCCGGCAAGCTCAACCTCGACGACATGATCACCCGCCAGTACAAGCTGGAGCAGATCAACGACGGGTACAAGGACATGTTGGACGGCAAGAACATTCGCGGTGTCATCCGCTTCACCGACGCCGACCGGTAA
- a CDS encoding cytochrome P450, giving the protein MTTIDKPPVPFLDPYDYDFHEDPYPYYKRLRDEAPLYHNEELGFWALSRHQDVHQGFRNSTTLSNKFGVSLDPASRGPHASKTMSFLAMDDPAHLRLRTLVSKGFTPRRIRELEPRVTEIAHQHLDTMLEKSAHGTVDYVDEFAGKLPMDVISELMGVPEPDRVQVRAWADGVMHRDEGVTDVPPEAIEASLNLIVYYQDMVAERRKRLTDDLTSALLEAEIDGDRLTDDEVLGFMFLMVIAGNETTTKLLANAAFWGHKNPDQLTPVYADLERVPAWVEETLRYDTSSQILARTVAGELTLYDTTIPDGDVLLLLPGSGHRDERAFDKPDDFIIGRDIGSKLLSFGSGAHFCLGAHLARMEARVALTELFTRIKGYEVDEANSVRVHSSNVRGFAHLPMTLEVS; this is encoded by the coding sequence ATGACCACTATCGACAAGCCACCGGTTCCTTTTTTGGACCCCTACGATTACGACTTTCACGAAGACCCGTACCCGTACTACAAGCGGCTGCGCGACGAGGCCCCGCTTTATCACAACGAAGAGCTGGGCTTCTGGGCGTTGTCCCGCCACCAGGACGTACACCAAGGCTTCCGCAACAGCACTACGCTGTCCAACAAGTTCGGGGTTTCACTGGATCCGGCTTCGCGCGGCCCACACGCATCCAAGACGATGTCGTTTCTGGCGATGGACGATCCCGCTCATTTGCGGTTGCGAACCCTGGTGTCAAAAGGCTTCACGCCCAGGAGGATTCGCGAGCTAGAGCCCCGCGTCACCGAAATCGCACACCAGCACCTCGACACCATGCTGGAGAAGTCCGCGCACGGGACGGTCGACTATGTCGACGAGTTCGCCGGCAAGCTGCCGATGGACGTGATCTCCGAGCTGATGGGTGTCCCGGAGCCCGACCGAGTGCAGGTTCGGGCGTGGGCCGACGGCGTCATGCACCGCGACGAAGGCGTCACCGATGTGCCGCCCGAGGCGATCGAGGCATCGCTCAACCTGATCGTCTATTACCAGGACATGGTCGCCGAGCGGCGCAAGCGACTCACCGACGACCTGACCTCAGCGCTGCTGGAAGCCGAGATCGACGGTGACCGACTCACCGACGACGAGGTGCTCGGATTTATGTTCCTGATGGTGATAGCCGGTAACGAGACCACTACCAAATTGCTTGCCAACGCCGCTTTTTGGGGCCACAAGAATCCCGACCAGCTGACACCGGTGTATGCCGACCTCGAACGGGTGCCGGCGTGGGTGGAGGAGACGCTGCGCTATGACACCTCCAGCCAGATCCTGGCCCGGACGGTGGCCGGCGAGCTCACCCTCTACGACACAACGATCCCGGATGGCGATGTGCTGTTGCTGCTGCCGGGCTCCGGCCACCGCGACGAACGCGCCTTCGACAAGCCCGACGACTTCATCATCGGACGCGACATCGGCTCGAAGCTGCTGAGCTTTGGCAGTGGAGCGCATTTCTGCCTGGGCGCGCATCTGGCCCGGATGGAAGCTCGGGTTGCGCTCACCGAATTGTTCACGCGGATCAAGGGTTACGAGGTTGATGAGGCCAATTCCGTTCGCGTCCATTCCAGCAACGTGCGCGGGTTCGCACACTTGCCGATGACCCTGGAGGTCTCCTAG
- a CDS encoding sensor histidine kinase, with translation MARPFRIELPLRVALVAATLLLVACGLTASGIAVTSILRQHLIARADQTLEEASRGWAQAPKGALKIPHGANLDRPPSNFYVRSLTADGRGNTVINDRHAEPVLPANNDVGPEPTTVGSVDNSGVQWRVVSMRGPNRLVTVAYDLSEIQHTVRSLAWLQLGIGVAVLLILGLVASWVVHRSLEPLIEVEQTAAAIAAGQLDRRVPERDSRTEVGRLSAALNGMLAQIQRALASSEYSAQQAGISEDRMRRFITDASHELRTPLTTMRGFAELYRQGAARDMEMVMSRIESESRRMGLLIDDLLLLARLDAQRPIERKRVDLLALATDAVHDARAVSPERSISVEVIDGPGTPEALGDEARLRQVLGNLMANALQHTPETAGITVRVGTTAEDTILEVVDEGPGMSEQDALRIFERFYRTDSSRARSSGGSGLGLSIVDSLVQAHGGTVNVTTAPGQGCRFVVSLPRITDVAAPVALVP, from the coding sequence ATGGCGCGACCTTTCCGGATCGAACTGCCGCTGCGCGTCGCATTGGTCGCGGCCACCCTGCTACTGGTGGCGTGCGGGCTGACCGCCTCCGGGATCGCGGTGACGTCGATTCTGCGCCAACATCTGATCGCCCGAGCCGATCAAACTCTCGAAGAGGCGTCACGGGGTTGGGCGCAGGCTCCGAAGGGTGCGCTGAAGATCCCGCACGGCGCCAACCTCGACCGGCCGCCGTCGAACTTCTACGTGCGTAGCCTGACGGCTGACGGGCGGGGCAACACGGTGATCAATGACCGTCACGCCGAACCGGTCCTGCCGGCCAACAACGACGTCGGGCCCGAGCCGACGACGGTCGGGTCGGTGGACAACTCGGGCGTGCAGTGGCGAGTCGTCTCGATGCGGGGGCCCAACCGGTTGGTGACCGTCGCCTACGACCTGTCCGAGATCCAGCACACCGTACGTTCACTGGCCTGGTTGCAACTCGGCATCGGTGTGGCGGTGCTGTTGATCCTGGGTCTGGTCGCGTCGTGGGTGGTCCACCGCAGCCTGGAACCGCTGATCGAGGTCGAGCAGACCGCGGCGGCGATCGCCGCCGGTCAGTTGGATCGCCGTGTGCCCGAACGTGATTCGCGCACCGAAGTCGGTCGATTATCCGCGGCGCTCAACGGTATGCTCGCCCAGATCCAGCGGGCGCTGGCGTCGTCGGAGTACTCGGCGCAGCAGGCGGGGATCTCCGAAGATCGGATGCGCCGCTTCATCACCGACGCCAGCCACGAATTGCGCACGCCGCTGACCACGATGCGCGGTTTCGCCGAGTTGTACCGCCAGGGCGCGGCGCGCGACATGGAGATGGTGATGTCACGCATCGAGAGCGAGTCACGCCGGATGGGACTTCTCATCGACGACCTGCTGCTGCTGGCGCGACTGGACGCGCAACGTCCGATCGAGCGCAAGCGGGTGGATCTGCTGGCTTTGGCAACCGACGCGGTGCACGACGCGCGGGCCGTCTCGCCCGAACGCTCGATTTCCGTCGAGGTCATCGATGGTCCCGGTACGCCCGAAGCGCTGGGCGACGAGGCACGGCTGCGACAGGTTCTCGGCAACCTGATGGCCAATGCCCTGCAGCACACTCCGGAGACCGCCGGCATCACCGTGCGGGTCGGAACCACCGCCGAGGACACCATCCTAGAAGTCGTCGACGAAGGCCCTGGCATGAGTGAGCAGGACGCTCTGCGAATTTTCGAACGGTTCTATCGCACCGACTCCTCGCGGGCGCGAAGCAGCGGTGGCAGTGGCCTAGGACTCTCGATCGTCGATTCGCTGGTGCAGGCTCACGGCGGAACGGTGAACGTGACGACGGCCCCCGGCCAGGGCTGCCGCTTTGTCGTCAGCTTGCCGCGCATCACCGACGTGGCCGCACCGGTAGCCCTCGTCCCCTAA
- a CDS encoding response regulator transcription factor — MSAAMHEAAPEARVLVVDDEDNIVELLSVSLKFQGFEVHTATNGASALDLARDVKPDAVILDVMMPGMDGFGVLRRLRADGIDAPALFLTARDSLQDKIAGLTLGGDDYVTKPFSLEEVVARLRVILRRTGKGASENHNARLTFADIEIDEDTHEVWKAGQPVSLSPTEFTLLRYFVINAGTVLSKPKILDHVWRYDFGGDVNVVESYVSYLRRKIDTGEKRLLHTLRGVGYVLREPR, encoded by the coding sequence ATGTCAGCAGCCATGCACGAAGCAGCACCAGAGGCACGCGTTCTCGTCGTCGACGACGAAGACAACATCGTCGAGCTGTTATCGGTAAGCCTCAAATTCCAAGGCTTCGAAGTCCACACGGCGACCAACGGTGCGTCCGCTCTCGATCTGGCTCGCGACGTCAAACCGGACGCGGTGATCCTCGACGTGATGATGCCAGGCATGGACGGCTTCGGGGTGCTGCGCCGGCTGCGCGCCGACGGCATCGACGCTCCCGCGCTGTTTCTCACCGCCCGCGACTCGTTGCAGGACAAGATCGCCGGCCTGACGCTCGGGGGTGACGACTATGTCACCAAACCGTTCAGCCTCGAAGAGGTCGTGGCACGGTTGCGAGTGATCCTGCGGCGCACCGGGAAAGGTGCGAGCGAGAACCACAATGCCCGGTTGACGTTCGCCGACATCGAGATTGACGAAGACACCCACGAGGTGTGGAAGGCGGGTCAGCCGGTTTCGTTGTCGCCCACTGAGTTCACGCTGTTGCGCTATTTCGTGATCAACGCCGGCACTGTCCTGAGCAAGCCGAAAATTCTGGATCACGTGTGGCGCTACGACTTCGGCGGCGACGTGAATGTCGTCGAGTCCTACGTGTCCTATCTGCGCCGCAAGATCGACACGGGGGAGAAGCGTCTGCTGCACACGCTACGTGGGGTTGGCTACGTGCTGCGGGAGCCTCGTTAG
- a CDS encoding nuclear transport factor 2 family protein, whose product MSSHSRESLEAWVDRWLQANKDCEKTGDWRPLGDFYAPDATYGWNIGPKEDVMCVGVDEIRDVALGLEMEGLENWVYEYQKVLIDEKQGEIVGFWKQIVNKSDGSQDEIYGIGGSWFRLNDEALIEWQRDFFDFGHVAHMFGKLIESGDLSEGMQNRIQRSVAGEKLPGYYPLGQAPVPIW is encoded by the coding sequence ATGTCGTCACATTCACGCGAAAGTCTCGAGGCCTGGGTCGACCGGTGGTTGCAGGCCAACAAGGACTGCGAAAAGACCGGCGACTGGCGGCCTTTGGGTGACTTCTACGCACCCGACGCCACCTACGGCTGGAACATCGGACCCAAGGAAGACGTGATGTGCGTCGGGGTCGACGAGATCCGCGACGTCGCGCTCGGCCTCGAGATGGAGGGCCTGGAGAACTGGGTGTATGAGTACCAAAAGGTCCTCATCGACGAGAAGCAGGGCGAGATCGTCGGCTTCTGGAAGCAGATCGTCAACAAGTCCGACGGCAGTCAGGACGAGATCTACGGCATCGGCGGCAGCTGGTTCCGCCTTAACGACGAGGCGCTGATCGAATGGCAACGCGACTTCTTCGACTTCGGCCACGTCGCCCACATGTTCGGCAAGCTGATCGAGTCCGGTGACCTGAGCGAGGGCATGCAGAACCGTATCCAGCGCAGTGTCGCCGGCGAGAAATTGCCTGGCTATTACCCGCTCGGGCAGGCCCCGGTGCCGATCTGGTGA
- a CDS encoding ferredoxin — protein MSFRIEADLDLCQGHAMCELEAPDYFRVPKRGKVEILNAEPGDDARDEVERAVEMCPTQALLIKEN, from the coding sequence ATGAGTTTTCGCATCGAAGCTGACCTCGATCTGTGCCAGGGCCATGCGATGTGCGAGCTGGAGGCCCCCGACTATTTCCGGGTCCCCAAGCGCGGAAAGGTCGAGATTCTAAATGCCGAACCTGGTGACGACGCGCGCGACGAAGTCGAGCGGGCAGTCGAAATGTGCCCTACCCAAGCCCTACTGATCAAGGAGAACTGA
- a CDS encoding Rv3717 family N-acetylmuramoyl-L-alanine amidase, with protein sequence MLQVGVTALIAASPGAPTASAVPNLAGMTVFIDPGHNGAQDASITRQVPNGRGGTKDCDTSGTATADGYPEHAFTWDVALDLQAALSQMGVRTQMSRDNDGSVGPCVDQRAALANAMHPDAVVSIHADGGPPSGRGFHVNYSSPPVDDVQAGPAVRLAQSMRDALATAGMQPSTYIGSNGLYGRPDLAGLNLAQNPAVLIELGNMKNSDEAAKMKSPEGRAAYAAAVTQGVVAYLGHQASPS encoded by the coding sequence TTGCTGCAGGTCGGCGTCACTGCGCTGATCGCGGCTTCCCCCGGCGCACCGACCGCTTCAGCAGTGCCCAACCTCGCCGGGATGACCGTGTTCATCGACCCCGGCCACAACGGGGCTCAGGACGCCTCGATCACCCGGCAGGTTCCCAATGGCCGTGGCGGAACGAAGGATTGCGACACCAGCGGCACGGCGACGGCCGACGGTTATCCAGAGCATGCCTTCACGTGGGACGTCGCACTCGACCTACAGGCGGCGCTGAGTCAGATGGGCGTGCGGACGCAGATGTCGCGCGACAACGACGGTTCCGTCGGCCCCTGCGTCGATCAGCGGGCCGCGTTGGCGAACGCGATGCACCCCGATGCCGTCGTGAGCATCCACGCTGACGGGGGCCCGCCATCAGGTCGAGGTTTTCACGTCAACTACTCGAGCCCGCCGGTCGACGATGTGCAAGCCGGTCCCGCGGTCCGATTGGCGCAATCGATGCGGGACGCGCTGGCAACGGCCGGGATGCAGCCGTCGACCTACATCGGGTCCAACGGGCTCTACGGCCGCCCCGACCTGGCCGGGCTGAACCTCGCCCAAAACCCCGCTGTCTTAATCGAATTAGGCAATATGAAAAACAGCGACGAAGCCGCAAAGATGAAGAGTCCCGAGGGACGCGCCGCCTATGCCGCAGCGGTTACGCAGGGCGTCGTGGCTTACCTCGGCCACCAGGCCTCGCCCAGTTAG
- a CDS encoding TetR/AcrR family transcriptional regulator, with product MSSDPVVTITPEPGAPASGVPRNRRQEETFRKVLTAGVEVLRETSYADLTVRGVAARAKVAPATAYTYFSSKNHLIAEVYLDLVRQVPYFTDVNEPMPTRVDKALRHLALVVADEPEVAAACTTALLGGSGDPAVRTVRDRIGAEIHKRITSAIGPDAEPRMVSVLEMTFFGALVNAASGAYTYHQIADHLAYAVGLIVTTEA from the coding sequence GTGTCCAGCGACCCCGTGGTCACCATCACTCCGGAGCCGGGTGCCCCGGCCAGTGGCGTGCCGCGCAACCGTCGACAGGAAGAGACGTTCCGCAAGGTCTTGACCGCGGGCGTCGAGGTCCTGCGCGAGACGTCGTATGCCGACCTGACCGTGCGAGGGGTGGCGGCGCGGGCCAAGGTCGCGCCGGCGACGGCCTATACCTACTTCTCGTCGAAGAACCATCTGATCGCCGAGGTCTACCTGGACCTGGTGCGCCAGGTGCCCTACTTCACCGACGTGAACGAGCCGATGCCGACACGGGTGGACAAGGCGCTACGCCACCTGGCCTTGGTGGTCGCCGACGAACCTGAAGTCGCGGCGGCCTGCACGACCGCATTGCTCGGCGGCAGTGGCGATCCGGCTGTTCGGACCGTGCGCGACCGGATCGGCGCCGAGATCCACAAGCGCATCACGTCCGCCATCGGGCCCGACGCCGAGCCGCGCATGGTCTCGGTGCTCGAGATGACGTTCTTCGGTGCGCTCGTCAATGCCGCCAGCGGTGCCTACACCTACCACCAGATCGCCGACCATCTCGCCTACGCGGTCGGTCTCATCGTCACAACGGAAGCCTGA
- a CDS encoding HIT family protein, with protein sequence MLEPMSTIFTKIINGELPGRFVYEDDEVVAFLTIEPMTQGHTLVVPRAEIDQWQAVDRAVFAKVMSVAQLIGKAVTLAFDADRAGLIIAGLEVPHLHVHVFPAKSLSDFGFANVDRNPSPESLDEAQSKITAALVALTTR encoded by the coding sequence ATGCTGGAGCCCATGTCGACAATCTTCACCAAGATCATCAACGGCGAACTGCCCGGGCGGTTCGTGTACGAAGACGACGAGGTCGTCGCCTTCCTGACCATCGAGCCGATGACCCAGGGGCACACGCTGGTGGTGCCGCGCGCCGAGATCGATCAATGGCAGGCGGTCGACCGGGCTGTGTTCGCCAAGGTGATGTCGGTCGCGCAGCTGATCGGCAAGGCGGTCACCCTGGCATTCGACGCCGACCGGGCCGGGTTGATCATCGCCGGGCTCGAGGTTCCGCACCTGCACGTACACGTCTTCCCGGCGAAAAGCCTCAGCGACTTCGGCTTCGCAAACGTCGACCGCAATCCGTCTCCGGAATCACTCGACGAGGCCCAGTCGAAAATCACCGCGGCGTTGGTTGCTTTGACAACGCGCTGA
- a CDS encoding SDR family NAD(P)-dependent oxidoreductase, giving the protein MTPLLAGRGAVVVGGSRGIGAAVAALLAQHGAGVVVNGRDAEAARSTAESITAAGGQAVAHPGSPSDQCIAESLVDNCVDEFGGIHILINCAGIAEPAGSSILDISAGQFAELIDAHLGTVFATCRAAVPKMVAQGAGSIVNSSSFAFLGDYGGTGYPAGKGAVNSLTLAIAAEVKEHGVRANVVCPGAKTRLSTGPGYVEHITELNRRGLLDDVSMQGSLDVASPDYAAPTYVFLASDLANHLTGEILAAAGGFVGRFPKAMPDLVGFRDHHDSPPWTVAELSAMFAD; this is encoded by the coding sequence GTGACCCCCTTGCTCGCCGGCCGCGGCGCGGTCGTGGTCGGCGGGTCACGCGGCATCGGCGCGGCCGTCGCGGCATTGCTTGCCCAGCATGGCGCGGGCGTGGTGGTCAACGGACGCGACGCGGAGGCCGCTCGCTCGACGGCTGAGTCCATCACCGCAGCGGGCGGACAGGCCGTCGCGCATCCCGGTTCTCCGTCCGACCAGTGCATCGCTGAGTCGTTGGTGGACAACTGCGTTGACGAGTTCGGCGGCATCCATATCCTGATCAACTGCGCGGGAATCGCCGAACCTGCCGGCTCGTCCATCCTCGATATCAGTGCGGGTCAATTCGCCGAATTGATTGACGCCCACCTGGGTACAGTGTTCGCGACCTGTCGCGCGGCAGTCCCGAAGATGGTCGCGCAGGGCGCCGGCAGCATCGTCAACAGCAGTTCGTTCGCATTCCTCGGTGACTACGGTGGCACCGGCTACCCGGCCGGCAAGGGGGCGGTCAACAGCCTGACCCTGGCGATCGCCGCCGAAGTCAAGGAGCACGGGGTGCGGGCCAACGTAGTCTGCCCCGGCGCCAAGACGCGGTTGTCGACCGGCCCGGGCTACGTCGAGCACATCACCGAGCTGAACCGCAGGGGCTTGCTGGACGACGTTTCGATGCAAGGTTCGCTCGACGTCGCCTCACCGGACTACGCCGCGCCCACGTACGTCTTTCTCGCCAGCGACCTCGCCAACCATCTCACAGGCGAAATCTTGGCCGCCGCAGGTGGTTTCGTGGGCAGGTTTCCCAAAGCGATGCCGGATCTCGTCGGCTTTCGGGATCATCACGACTCGCCGCCCTGGACGGTCGCCGAGCTGTCGGCGATGTTCGCCGATTGA